The genomic DNA CTATCTGGTTGAAAAAACGTCGGACCGTCAAAGTCACGAAAAGTCGGTGTTGGCACTTCTTCGTGAATATCGCGTCGACTGGATTTTTTTAGCGGGTTATATGCGCCTTTTATCCGCATCTTTTATTCAGCAATTTCGCCTGTGGCACGAGCAGCGTGAACAAATCGTTAATATTCATCCCTCATTGTTGCCCGCGTATCCCGGTGTTGATTCCATCGCTCGCGCTTTTAAAGAGGGTGTCAGTCAAAGCGGCGTGACACTGCATTTGGTTGACGAAGGAATGGATACAGGGCGGATCTTGCGTCAGGAAGTTCTGCGTCGAACAGATGACATCAGTCTTACCGAATGGACGAGGCAGTTTCACCAGGTGGAGCATCGTCTTTACAGTCAGTTTTTAGAAAACATAGCTTTGGGCAAAGAAAACACGGCCTATTTCAAGGAGAATCCGTGATGCAAAGAATTTCTGTTCGCAGTCTTTATGATCACAGCACCGAAAACGCGCTGAAAAAGGCTTTTGAAAAAGAAGCACCATTAAAAGGACTTCGTTTGCGCCGGGTGTACTGGCTGTTAGAAAAAAAGGCCGGAATGGGCCAAGAGCTGGGGCTAGAAAGCCTGATGGATAAGATCTTCTTTGATCCCATCTCGGAAGAGATTCAGCATGGTTTTCCAGATTTTAAGCCCCAGGCGACATACGTTGAACTGCGTTTTTTGGCGGGTGTGACCGACAATCTGGCGCGATCCGCGACGGAAGCATTGATGCTTTTTTCACCGCAACATAATTCTTCATGGCAGGATTTCGGCATTGAAGCGCACAGTGGTTGGGAGCTTGAAGTTGAAGGGGACTACTCCCAAAAACAAATTGAAAAAATCCTGTTTCAGTCTTTGGCAAATCCTCTTTTGCACAAATTAGAAATGGCTCGGGGGGCCGAGCTGCAAAGAGCAAATCCATGGGCGAACTTTGCGGCTTTCTGGCAATCTCCCGCTCTTGAAAATAGAAAACTTCAGCTTTTCGATCTCGACATGGCGACCTTAAAACGGGTGAATGAAGAGCGCGGACTGGCGCTCGTCGACGAAGAGATTCAAACCATCATTCAACACTACTCTTCACCAGCAGTGTTGCAAGAGCGCGCGACTTTCGGGTGGTCCAATAAAATCACCGAAGTGGAACTTGAATGTCTGGCGCAAACCTGGAGCGAACACTGCAAGCACAAGATTTTTGCGGCCGAGGTGAACTACACGGAAGAAAAAGGAAACTTTCCGGCGGTGGGCGCTAAAAACATCGTCAGTCTTTACAAAACCTATATTCAAAAAGCCACCAAAGACCTTGAATCCTGCGGTTATCTTGTCTCGGTTTTCAAAGATAACGGTGGCATCGTGGATTTTGATAAGAACATCAATGTCTGCGTGAAAGTTGAAACTCATAACAGTCCGTCGGCCTTGGACCCCTTTGGCGGTGCTTTGACCGGGATTTTGGGAGTCAACCGAGACATTCTGGGGTGCGGACTGGGAGCTAAACCGATCGCAAACACCGACATCTTCTGTCTTTCGAAGAAAGATCTTTTCCCTGCCGCAGATTCTGCAAAGCGACCGGAACTTTTGAAAGAACCCGGCGTCATTTTCCGTGGTGTGCATCAGGGCGTGGAAGAAGGTGGAAATCAAAGCGGCATTCCGACCGTGAATGGCAGCTTTTATTTCGCCAGTGAATTTGCCGCCAAGCCACTGATTTTCGTGGGCTCTTTAGGCATCATGCCAAAGACGGTGCACGGTCGTCCAAGTGAAAAAAAGCAAATTAAACCAGGGGATCTTATCGTTGTGGCCGGTGGAC from Bdellovibrio sp. ArHS includes the following:
- the purN gene encoding phosphoribosylglycinamide formyltransferase, producing the protein MKPVRIAIFASGTGSNAIALIKKAQSLNEGQIEICFVLSDKAEAPVLEKARAAGVRTYLVEKTSDRQSHEKSVLALLREYRVDWIFLAGYMRLLSASFIQQFRLWHEQREQIVNIHPSLLPAYPGVDSIARAFKEGVSQSGVTLHLVDEGMDTGRILRQEVLRRTDDISLTEWTRQFHQVEHRLYSQFLENIALGKENTAYFKENP